One Chromobacterium paludis genomic window carries:
- a CDS encoding phage holin family protein, with the protein MSDTARPPRPGTLRSFVHGAAALLFTRAELVALEAQEFKDDIVSHLLQGMLALVLLGCGLIAAVLALWALTPAAWRLAVMAGLALALCGAAAVLLFQLRKKRLAQAAPFSTSLEELRKDWAALGPGGEQA; encoded by the coding sequence ATGTCTGACACTGCGCGCCCGCCGCGGCCCGGCACTCTGCGTTCCTTCGTCCATGGCGCGGCCGCCCTGCTGTTTACCCGCGCCGAATTGGTGGCGCTGGAAGCGCAGGAGTTCAAGGACGACATCGTCAGCCATCTGCTGCAAGGCATGTTGGCGCTGGTGCTGCTGGGCTGCGGCCTGATCGCCGCCGTGCTGGCGCTGTGGGCGCTGACGCCCGCCGCCTGGCGGCTGGCGGTGATGGCCGGCCTGGCTCTGGCGCTATGCGGCGCCGCGGCCGTCTTGCTGTTCCAGTTACGCAAGAAGCGATTGGCGCAGGCGGCGCCCTTTTCCACTTCGCTGGAAGAGCTGCGCAAAGACTGGGCCGCACTGGGGCCCGGCGGAGAGCAGGCATGA
- a CDS encoding DUF883 family protein, translating into MSNAAIAKEKEQLLDDVRQVLASTEELIDATVDDGSAQSKELRKRLSEKLGTAKAKLRDAEVAVMGKAKEAAKATDEYVHENPWKSIGIAAGVGFLLGMLVSRR; encoded by the coding sequence ATGTCGAATGCCGCCATCGCCAAGGAAAAAGAACAGCTGCTGGATGACGTACGCCAAGTATTGGCCAGCACCGAAGAACTGATAGACGCCACCGTCGATGACGGCAGCGCGCAAAGCAAGGAGCTGCGCAAGCGCCTGAGCGAAAAGCTGGGCACGGCCAAGGCCAAGCTGCGCGACGCCGAAGTGGCCGTAATGGGCAAGGCCAAGGAAGCGGCCAAGGCCACCGACGAGTACGTGCATGAAAACCCGTGGAAATCCATAGGCATCGCCGCCGGCGTAGGCTTTCTGCTGGGCATGCTGGTGTCCCGCCGCTGA